From Xyrauchen texanus isolate HMW12.3.18 chromosome 9, RBS_HiC_50CHRs, whole genome shotgun sequence, the proteins below share one genomic window:
- the LOC127649338 gene encoding RNA-binding Raly-like protein isoform X1, with amino-acid sequence MTGKTQTSNITNKTDPRSLNSRVFIGNLNTTVVKKTDIELIFAKYGKITGCSVHKGFAFVQYASERNARLAVVGENARVLAGQTLDLNMAGEPRPYRPKVGSKRPFSLYSGHEFDYDFYRDEFYSRIFDIHGRLASSPRAMIPIKHSRFVTLSTRRTKNSFQPKMSTSTSYLSTFSSDSLCSMVKSNQLLTIKQELSQIKIKIDSLLGRLEKIERKQLAEAASVEAHRKHEKANQSLYNRTAEKSEEDVEQEHQEVTNEGDDGYDDIVSNDLRENQISDIDN; translated from the exons ATGACTGGGAAGACTCAAACCAGCAATATAACAAACAAGACAGATCCTCGCTCTCTCAATTCCAGGGTGTTCATTGGTAACCTCAACACTACTGTGGTCAAGAAAACTGACATTGAGCTAATTTTTGCCAAGTATGGCAAAATCACTGGCTGCTCTGTGCATAAGGGCTTTGCTTTTGTCCAGTATGCCAGCGAAAGGAACGCTCGCTTAGCTGTGGTCGGCGAGAATGCCAGGGTGCTTGCTGGACAGACCTTGG ACCTTAACATGGCTGGAGAGCCCCGTCCTTACAGGCCAAAAGTGGGATCCAAGCGTCCCTTCTCCTTATACAG TGGCCATGAATTTGATTACGATTTCTACAGGGATGAATTCTATAGCAG GATTTTTGACATTCATGGGCGATTAGCATCATCCCCTCGTGCTATGATACCTATCAAGCATTCCCGTTTTGTCACTCTCTCTACACGCAGGACAAAAAATTCTTTCCAGCCAAAGATGTCCACTTCCACTTCTTATCTAAGCACATTTTCGTCAGATTCCTTATGCTCTATGG TGAAATCCAATCAGCTCCTGACAATCAAGCAAGAACTGTCTCAGATAAAGATTAAGATTGACTCCTTACTGGGAAGGCTAGAGAAGATTGAACGGAAGCAGTTGGCAGAGGCAG CATCTGTAGAGGCCCACAGGAAGCATGAGAAGGCCAACCAATCTCTCTATAATAGGACAGCGGAAAAATCTGAAGAGGATGTTGAACAGGAGCATCAGGAAGTAACTAATGAAGGTGATGACGGCTATGATGACATTGTTAGCAATGACCTG AGAGAAAACCAAATATCTGATATAGACAAC
- the LOC127649338 gene encoding RNA-binding Raly-like protein isoform X2: MTGKTQTSNITNKTDPRSLNSRVFIGNLNTTVVKKTDIELIFAKYGKITGCSVHKGFAFVQYASERNARLAVVGENARVLAGQTLDLNMAGEPRPYRPKVGSKRPFSLYSGHEFDYDFYRDEFYSRIFDIHGRLASSPRAMIPIKHSRFVTLSTRRTKNSFQPKMSTSTSYLSTFSSDSLCSMVKSNQLLTIKQELSQIKIKIDSLLGRLEKIERKQLAEAALWLSNSVEEFVVGPSMCANMLCTEHL; this comes from the exons ATGACTGGGAAGACTCAAACCAGCAATATAACAAACAAGACAGATCCTCGCTCTCTCAATTCCAGGGTGTTCATTGGTAACCTCAACACTACTGTGGTCAAGAAAACTGACATTGAGCTAATTTTTGCCAAGTATGGCAAAATCACTGGCTGCTCTGTGCATAAGGGCTTTGCTTTTGTCCAGTATGCCAGCGAAAGGAACGCTCGCTTAGCTGTGGTCGGCGAGAATGCCAGGGTGCTTGCTGGACAGACCTTGG ACCTTAACATGGCTGGAGAGCCCCGTCCTTACAGGCCAAAAGTGGGATCCAAGCGTCCCTTCTCCTTATACAG TGGCCATGAATTTGATTACGATTTCTACAGGGATGAATTCTATAGCAG GATTTTTGACATTCATGGGCGATTAGCATCATCCCCTCGTGCTATGATACCTATCAAGCATTCCCGTTTTGTCACTCTCTCTACACGCAGGACAAAAAATTCTTTCCAGCCAAAGATGTCCACTTCCACTTCTTATCTAAGCACATTTTCGTCAGATTCCTTATGCTCTATGG TGAAATCCAATCAGCTCCTGACAATCAAGCAAGAACTGTCTCAGATAAAGATTAAGATTGACTCCTTACTGGGAAGGCTAGAGAAGATTGAACGGAAGCAGTTGGCAGAGGCAG ccctctggctctcaaattcagtggaggaattcgtagtcggacccagtatgtgtgctaacatgctctgtactgag CATCTGTAG